Proteins from a single region of Rhipicephalus sanguineus isolate Rsan-2018 chromosome 5, BIME_Rsan_1.4, whole genome shotgun sequence:
- the LOC119393913 gene encoding cytochrome P450 3A17: protein MAVLFGIPDWVVLLLTLAVLFYFRVSRYRNHWKKQNVPHECYAFIFGPMLRIAKKPFHELDLERYKKYGRVYGMFESGKPSLFVAEPELLKQILLKDFLVLPNRRTVNFFEPLFDYMLSVIPYPRWKTIRKYYSPVFTSGKIRKMEHQIEACTKSTMSHLQKAAEEERDLELGHFFGNFSLDLIARYAFGTRLDSHSDKTNDFVTYAKKVFGTDFSVSLIVYFLLPGVAKFFRMKLYNPATLDYFKSLCQNVIKGRLDSKTRQDDFLQQMIDSQQGKWTGDTTKETTYAEEKIFDVDSKLADSEDVPSNALSEEEAMAQCFMFLVAGQQTTSSVVAFTLYMLALNPEVQEKLREEVDLCVAKHGEYPAMEIVVKLEYLHGVISEILRLYPPASRLERETTKDYVLGDTGIRVPKGCIVAVPLYAMHHDPEYFRDPDEFRPERFIGDNATSIRPYTYLPFGAGPRNCVGMRLGLQAAKMAVFHSVRIAQFSRTDKTKVPLDFFKGYGVISSSDITVGVRKRAATNK, encoded by the exons ATGGCGGTGCTTTTCGGAATACCGGACTGGGTCGTCTTGTTACTTACGCTGGCAGTGCTTTTCTACTT TCGGGTGTCTCGGTACAGAAACCACTGGAAGAAGCAGAATGTTCCTCACGAATGCTACGCCTTTATTTTTGGCCCAATGCTCAGGATCGCGAAAAAG CCTTTTCATGAACTGGACCTAGAGCGCTACAAGAAGTACGGAAGAGTTTACGG CATGTTTGAAAGTGGAAAGCCATCACTCTTCGTAGCAGAGCCCGAGCTTCTCAAGCAAATTTTGCTCAAGGACTTCCTTGTCCTTCCCAACCGACGT ACTGTTAATTTCTTCGAGCCATTATTTGATTACATGCTTAGTGTGATTCCCTACCCTCGATGGAAGACTATACGGAAGTACTATTCGCCAGTGTTCACATCTGGGAAAATCCGCAAG ATGGAGCACCAAATCGAAGCCTGCACCAAGTCTACAATGAGCCATCTTCAGAAAGCGGCTGAAGAGGAACGGGATCTTGAACTGGGACA TTTCTTTGGCAACTTCTCCTTGGACTTGATTGCCCGGTACGCTTTCGGAACCCGCCTGGATTCCCACTCTGACAAGACCAATGATTTCGTCACTTATGCGAAGAAGGTGTTCGGCACGGACTTTTCGGTGTCGCTCATCGTGTACT TTCTACTACCAGGAGTAGCAAAGTTCTTCAGGATGAAGCTTTACAACCCGGCTACTCTTGACTACTTTAAGAGTCTATGCCAGAATGTGATCAAAGGCCGCCTGGATTCGAAGACC AGGCAAGATGATTTCCTGCAGCAAATGATCGACTCTCAGCAGGGAAAGTGGACGGGAGACACTACGAAAGAAACAACGTACGCGGAAGAAAAAATATTCGACGTGGATTCCAAGTTGGCAGATTCTGAGGACGTCCCATCAAATG CACTAAGCGAAGAGGAAGCCATGGCTCAATGCTTCATGTTTTTAGTTGCGGGACAGCAAACGACATCGTCGGTGGTTGCCTTCACGCTTTACATGCTAGCGTTGAACCCGGAAGTTCAAGAGAAGCTTCGAGAAGAGGTCGACCTGTGCGTGGCAAAGCAC GGTGAGTATCCAGCCATGGAAATCGTTGTGAAGCTGGAGTACTTACACGGAGTAATATCAGAGATACTGAGGCTGTACCCGCCAGCGTCAAG ACTAGAGCGGGAAACGACCAAGGACTATGTGCTCGGTGATACTGGTATTAGGGTTCCGAAAGGTTGCATCGTTGCAGTTCCATTGTATGCAATGCACCACGATCCCGAGTACTTCCGGGATCCCGATGAATTTCGTCCAGAAAG GTTCATCGGAGACAACGCCACAAGCATACGGCCATACACGTACCTTCCGTTTGGAGCTGGTCCCAGAAATTGCGTGGGAATGCGACTGGGCCTCCAAGCTGCCAAGATGGCCGTCTTTCATTCCGTCCGCATCGCACAGTTCTCGCGCACAGACAAAACAAAG GTTCCTTTGGATTTCTTTAAAGGATATGGGGTCATATCCTCTTCAGACATTACCGTTGGAGTCCGCAAACGCGCTGCTACAAACAAATAA